TTCCAGTTTTTTTTCAAAGACAGTcatgacttaaagccatattataacattttcatacaaaatagattagcatttctttgccataaaatgttagttttactgtcagatatatcccttttatttttgagccgaacaactacggcaaagcaaagaaaattgaatttactaccagcgcataaatgtcgccaatacgtaccactccttcggtcatgttatggtacgaccctttgttgtgtagatcaccgtcccgcacgccgtgtacgtactgtgtgttatgaacatcgtgtatgcgttcgactaataattccatcgtaataataaaacgccgattCCATCGTTTTatacaaaatctcggattttgacaaaactacagcacctagagtcttgattattgcagggtatgttggtttaataaagtacaatataatcttgtaaaaaatgaattttaaaaaaatcagtgagggcgtcctcctcagcaaatgttataatattgctttaaatagaATGAATAATAGTAACAAGATGAAGTGAAAAACAGAAGCCGTGGAATATGTGATAGACAATTTTAAACTGACATTTGACGTCATACGAAACGTTTGTTCGGCAGTCTTTATTGTtctttgcccggcagtatgcacgCGCGTCATGTTTTGCTGAGAgcccgtgcttttaaaaaccGCGCCAAATAAGAATACTGTGCAGATTGTGTTCAGCAATTACTGTTTTGCTGGGATAAATTTTTGAGCCTATGCAGTGAATCTGAACATGTTGCATTCACGAGTTGGGTTGATGGTGGGTGAATGAATTCACTGATTTGTTGGCGACAAATTTATTGCACTGAAAATGCTTATCCGAAATGATCAGTGAACTATATCGACTTGCTAAACATTTCTTGTCAAGAAGGacattttagccaaaataatttatttcagatTTAGGCTACAAATAGGGCTAAGCCGAGTAAACCCTCCACCGGGGTTCGGATCCATCTGGTGTGTTCTAAACTGGTCAGCTTCAGTACGATGAATGACATCACAGTTTTTCCAATATGACAGTTTTATCCCACGGTGGTTTTATCCCGTATCCTACAAAAACAGTTCATTGCTATCTGCATGTCATTATTGTCATGTATCAGAAAATACCATAATCTAAGCTTCATTTATTCTCAAATACATGTAAATACTACGTCGCATTATTTGACTTGTTGAACCTGAATTATGTGAGTATATCAATAATTCAGGTTCAACAAGTCATGTGCAAAAAGCGGAAAACAAGTGATAACAGTATTGAACAAGTGATCCCGTCACGGTTACTGTAAGGACGTCCACAGTGCAGTGAGAATCCAGTATATAGTATAAACGGATCAATAGTCCTTATTGATTTGTTCATACGACATCATCATGGACATCGAGGGGAAGGTTGGATTAATCACCGGTGGAGCATACGGAATTGGCAAGAAATTGACGGAAAATCTGCTGCAAAAAGGAGCGAAGGTAAAGATTAGGCACGTTTGACACCTGTTTGACGTGTATTCTCAGCCGTAGGTTGGGTGTAGGATAATGTATATCAAGTGCTATATTGCAGAAGCCGATCGTTTGCAATACTTCAAAATATGGACTTCGACTGCAGAGTGTAGATAATTAAAAAACTTGAAACTTGACGGTTATCAAACATGTAAGTTCATGTCTCCAAACGTCTCCAGATGGATTAATTGGTTTCTGTGAGGTATTAAGAAAAATGGTGGTGGGAGAAGCCCGGGGGAGAAGTTGTCGGGTAGAAGAAATTATCAGTCTTGGATGTGAACGTATTTGTTAATCTGTCATTTTGAGAGTCTCACTCTTCATTCATCTTAGGGATGTGCAATGCAGGGATATGCAACTTTTTGAACTTGCCGGTCCAGAAATAACCAATGAAAAACTGCACGGGCTGCACATTTTTATTTACAATGAACCCTATTACAGGTATTTCCAGACgattttgaagtaaaaataattaaattttctACCTATTTGTCTGGTTTAATTTTGTAAACTATGTAAATTAATTTATAAGTTAAGTTTTAATTTAATGGCAGATTATTCTTATTTATAGTTCAGTTAagggaagggtatgaacgtttggacagtatttattgtgggacattagagcacatcagacatatcgaattgcattctgaatacgaagaatatccttctgatatcaaataatttatattttttgaaatttgcaatgtaatacacattttatgacaaatcattaaaaattgatatttttgatatttaacagtacttgaagtaaactttataaatctgatgatttataattaaagtgtatgtaggtgggatgaaaagccgacgatcaattgaaaattttgaactttcgtattgaagatatggattttttttccaaaaaaaaaaaaaaaaaataggtctttttggggaaaaaatccatatcttcaatataaaaggtcaaaattttcaattgatcgtcggcttttcctcccagctacatacactttaagaatatatcattagatttataaaatttatttcgagaactgttatatatcaaaaatttgaaaaatatcaaattttaataatttgtcataaaatttgtattatatcgtgaatttcaaaaaaatgataattatttgatatcagaaagacatgcttcgtattcagaatgcaattcgatacgtctgaggtgctgtCACACGTTTCGACGTGACTCGTTTTTCTAAactattgttgttgtgacgatTCTGTTTACAACTGATGCTGGTTGCTCAGCAACGCGGTCTGGTAGCCAGTTCTTTTTCGAAGAAGATCGTCAAAACATGACTGTGATTGTATTGCCCTTCGTCTCTATTCATGGTGGTGTCTTGCCTCCTGATATACAATATAGTGTAGAAAAAGGAGTCTAgtagacttcgaaacgtccacagtgagtactgttttattgaCTAGAAATAGCATTGATGTGCTATTATGTTTCAATACCAGTCCTGGTGAATATGTTCAGTAATAATTATTTTGACCTTGCACTTCAGAAGTTCAcaagattttctcttttatttatatttatatacatttctgttTATGTTTGATGTGTGCTTTTTCAGTCAAATAAAAGTACATTTTTTAATACAGTAAAGCAGTAAATCGTgcagacataggcctatatttcaaatattattataataattatttatttacctgATTTAAAACCACTTTGAAGTACTGAGGAGCGTCAACGTTGAACTTTGGCCGATGTTTTTAACTACTTTCTACCAACGTAATCGGACTTATTGACCCCCCCGCCCGCccacgaaaggactttcgtttataggaatTCATCGAACTTTGGGGTTGTTCCCTTACATTCAAGTTCTTTTCCTTAAGCGATATTACAATACTTTTGGCCAGTGTGTGCATAAAAATAGAATTGCGACTTAACCGtaaatatttacatatatttttttttgatataaataattgaatagctaagtggaagaagggcccaacctTTTATATTAACAAAAATCTtattatttggaaaagttttagagACAGACTCTATCCATCTTCAGGGGATCTTTAGTACCGCTACATGAACATACATTAATATTACCATGATGATGATAACATACATGTGAAATGATATATGTTTCAAtgacaacggtacaggtcttaatatgatAACTCATTTTGGGCCCTTGTCCCACTTATGTACTCAATAATAGGGTGTTGTTATCCTTGACgtgaatgaagacaatgggcaGAGTACGCAAAAGGAATTCGAAGAGAAATATGGAAGTGGCAAAGTAGTGTTCCAAAAATGTGACGTGGCCAACAAAGAACAAATGAAAGgtgaaaattacataataatactgaCAAAATCACTATTATACATCTTGATGTTTATACGACTGTTTCAAACAACTAAGAAGCAACATCAGTCGGGCAACGCATTTTCATtaactttgttgttgttgttttccttcCTTTTGTCTTCAGCCGGTTTTGACTTGGCAAAGTCCAAATACGGGGCACTACACATAGTATGCAATAACGCTGGATACTGGAACGAAATAAACTGGGAAAAGATGTTTGAAGTTAACATTGTAAGTACTGGTTTTACGTTCGAAACACGTCCACTAAATGCATAAGTGCCGAAATCGTTGGATTTCAAAAAAAGCAGAAATGCCGGCATTTCGGCACGCcgaaataaaataacattattgttgaaataaacaaagtGCGACAACTCTCTTGAATAAATATCTATACTACTTTTGATGCATGATGTTTTGCACTTTCacttattattttgtatttcgCTTGTCAAGACGACAATTGCCGGAATTTTTCGGCACATAAATTCGGCCCGCCAACAGTACGACACTGATAAATGCGGAAAGTGCAAAATCTATTTGGCATTAAGTAAAATATGTAAGGAAATCTTCAAACAAATGGTACGGGAGAGAGTAAGAGAGGGAGAAAGAGTGATGGGGAGGGGAGGGAGAAAGGGGAGGGGAGGAAAGAAAGATGAATATAATAAAGACGGTCACAGAAAAAGGTTGACTCATTTAGCTGCGAATAAGTAGTGTAGGTtaatatattaattttaataattgaCCATTTTCTCTGTGAATGATTCAGAATGGAGCTATATATGGCACTCAACTTGCTATTGACAATTTAGAAGAAAATGGAGTGATTGTGAACGTTGCATCTGCAGCAGGTATATACAAAACCAAATTATTGCTTTTACACATCTGTATCGGTCATTGTAGGTGGTGGATCCAGgatcaaaaatcactgaaaatgggCGCATTGTTTTGACTGACTGTAAACATGGTACAAAATACAGACAGGTACCACCAAATTGGCTGATTATGGATGCGTTTGCAAATTTTACGAGGGACCGCGTCCATTCCCTTCTATATAGGTCTAgatttattttgtgtttgctgggtatgagtTTTGTAGGTAACCTGCCTTCAATGAAACAAGTTCAGATCCAGGAGTTATACCAACCATcgtcctataattgaagaccgaattaaagagactagtttgcgtatgacgtcctgtcaaccagaccaaaaatgccgtactgcgcaaccaatcacaccgcgcctttgcaaactagtctttttaattcggtcttcaattataccccGGGGTCCTACCACAGCTCTGGAAACTATAGGTTGATGGAAGTTACACTTCCACCATTCTCATGTCAGTGGCAGATCTAGAGCAGTCGGGCGGGGGGCAATTTGAGACAAAAATTAATGACAACTTTTTACAAAATGGCTGCGAATCGGCCACTGTCGCGCTTGCGCTACACCGAGGGTGTATGAGGgcactcagaagtgagaaacttttgcgaaatgaaggctcaattgaagacttttgtaaatatcttttataCAAATTTTGCAACATTAAGGCCCAATTGCAGCCATTTGGCGGGCAAATTTGCgagtattataatattattattgaagaaatgcctaaaataatcacaggcatATACTTCCGACTGaccctcttctcttctcttctcttctcttctcttctcttctcttctcttctcttctcttctcttctcttctctctctcttctcttctcttctcttctcttctcttctcttctcttctcttctcttctcttctcttctcttctcttctcttctcttctcttctcttctctcttctcttctcttctcttctctcttctcttctcttctcttctcttctcttctcttctcttctcttctcttctcttctcttctctgctctgctcttctcttctcttctctgctctcctctgctctgctctgctctgctctgctctgctctgctctgctctgctctgctctgctctgctctgctctgctctgctctgctctgctctgctctgctctgctctgctctgctctgctctgctctgctctgctctgctctgctctgctctcctctcctctcctctcctctcctctcctctcctctcctccttttTTTGGTGAGGGAGGAGGAGAGCTGACCTGCATCATGTATGACGCTGAGATAACCAATCACACGTGTCGTACCCCGATGTAGTGATTGATGTACCTCTGTCTTTTATTTCCTATGCAACcaaccatagattttaaaatctatgTACCATCCATGATAGACCACCCATGGTGGACCAACTCAGCTAAACTTGCCGTGGAAATTAGTACTTCCACGCTAAACGTCGGGAAATACAATGAATATCGAACATACCGAATAAACCTCTGAAATCTTTTCAGCGGAAAATCGCAGCTACTGAGAACAGAAAATCGCAGCGGAGAAGTTCGTCGCAATTGAAAACGCAGTTAAAACGTTGGAGTAAACACTGTCTTTCAAAACAATTTGCAGGTTTGTCGTTGGTACCATTGGGGCCTATGTATTCAACAACTAAGGTAGCTGTGATTGGATATTCAAGAAATATGGCGGTAAGCTCACGACATATTACCATTTAATAAACATTGAAAGATGGCTGAATAAACATACAATATGGACTAAAAATGCAGATACTTATTTTAAAATCACCTTAAGTATTTTTAACACTTCTATGTTTCCAGTCAACCCCCACCCCACAAGCTAAGAGTGATCCAGAAGTTGATGAATAATGTAACGAAATTTGATGTAAAGTCAGGCTGTAAAGTTTAAAAACATCCTCTTTTTCAAGAGGAAACTGCGCACAATTATTTGCTTGTGCAATATGGAGATAAACTAGATTACATGACAGTATGTAATTTCCGTTTTTATGAAAAATTGGCCATGTGGTAATTGTATATTTTGGGGCGGCCTCTACGGAGGGGACCCGTTATTGTCTTGAACTTTGCATCTGATTTGTTTAAAAGTACGTGCTTAGAACAAATAACCCAACtatcttgattttgattttattactgtttacttATATGCATTGGGTGCAAGTAATTGGATACTTGAAATCATGATACGAAATTAATGAAAATGCCTTTTAGGCTTACCATATGAAAGAAACAAGTTGAATTTAGTCTCTTTGGCAGCTACTGTGGTTCCGTCcctcaatacaaacattgtttgTGTGTATAGAGTGGCTGCTAAGGGGACTGCGATAAATACGGCTCCAAGATGGTATGATATATATTAGCGGGGATATAAGCTCGTAATTACAATTGCCCCTATGACGCATTTTGTTAGCGCgctgtaataataaaaacattaaaatcatgcatttcacccaaaatattgcatcaaTATATAaagataattttttttgttaacaaatattgcttaatacatgtgacatgtattcctcacagcaaatatgaagttcatacttattttacttttcaaagttatatctgttttaataattggcattttgggttttaaaaaaatcacaaaaactgcattttcaacccaaatatctcagctcacgtcACTTTACAGGCCGGGTTCAACAGCAAGATGAGACTCTAATGATTAATTCtaacccggctggcacctttgtctaaaatgatgcacgaaaagcttaactagagcagatagaccgaTGCGGCCTCTATAAAAAATAGTACGTTACATTGAAGTTGGAATAATGTCATCAAATTAAATCAAAACACGTTTACAATCTTTTTGTAGAGTTTTGATCCCACTGCTCTGTCAAAGAAAATCAGGATAAACTGTTTGTGTCCAGTCGGAGTAGATGGAACAAATTTGTTGCCGTCAATCGTTGTCGAAGAAAAACACCAGGAAAGGTTCAATGATTTTGTGGCAGCGGCGCCAAAAATTACGTGAGTATTTGAGCAAATAACAAACTTTCGCCACGCGCCACTTCAACCACTTTAAACATTAGTTCTTCTTTGTTGGCAATAATGAGGAATAATTCTCGCATAAACTGTCCAAGGATGTAGAATTTGATATAATTCTGGAATTGGTCAACTATATTACATGAAAGAGAGATTTGAGTTAACTCATGTCGATATCAGCCAAAGTGATCAGGGTTAGGTTTTAAGGGTGTTATTAGGTtagaattgaaaatgaaaaattcaAAGTAGCTTTATGATTTATGAGCGCCAGGGGAGGGGGGGTTGTGGCAACCACTATTACCTTGTTGTCAAGGAGTGCACTTCTTTTGATGGAGAAGTCGATCTGTAATCTCCATATGGACCGTTCTCTGGCATCCAAATTACTTTTTTAACTTGTACCGCTAAATTGCATCCTACACGTGTCACAAACCACGGataaagtccgatgtatactccacttcgccacttcgcgagaagctgtgatgaaaaaattaattcgcaatttcgcgcgaaggcattcatgtatacttcatcaaaatatcgccgagtatcgcgaataattgttgcccgctctgtgctttcatatagaaacttcgctggcctacacccccaatggaagacatgaccagcatgaccttcatctcccacgaTTAAGGTCATGGACTGGACTAGCCCATTCAAGCTGCATTCATACATATTGGGTTTTCAGTGTTTCACACATATTGAACTGAATTATCAATTAAAACATGCCTACTTGACATTcactgttatgttttgttttggtcaTTTTCCTCATCAGGACAGATGACGTCGCCAAGGCCTTCCTGAAAGCCATAGAAGAAGACCATAATGGTCAAGCCATCTTCATTCCCGATGGTGACAATGATATCGTACTGGTAGAAGACAGCAATGCTAGATTTAGGAAAGAAGTTCTTGGAATGGAAACAGATGCTGCCTTCCATGCTCTTGCTACACCACTAAGTGCcgccaaataaaaataaacaagtaCATTGCATAGATAAGATGACACGTGATCAATCCCATCTGATTCAATATGAA
The Amphiura filiformis chromosome 3, Afil_fr2py, whole genome shotgun sequence DNA segment above includes these coding regions:
- the LOC140147362 gene encoding 15-hydroxyprostaglandin dehydrogenase [NAD(+)]-like; amino-acid sequence: MDIEGKVGLITGGAYGIGKKLTENLLQKGAKGVVILDVNEDNGQSTQKEFEEKYGSGKVVFQKCDVANKEQMKAGFDLAKSKYGALHIVCNNAGYWNEINWEKMFEVNINGAIYGTQLAIDNLEENGVIVNVASAAGLSLVPLGPMYSTTKVAVIGYSRNMASFDPTALSKKIRINCLCPVGVDGTNLLPSIVVEEKHQERFNDFVAAAPKITTDDVAKAFLKAIEEDHNGQAIFIPDGDNDIVLVEDSNARFRKEVLGMETDAAFHALATPLSAAK